The Anaeromyxobacter sp. Fw109-5 genomic interval GGCGCTCACCGGCTATGCGGGTCCGGAGGACCGGACGCGTGCGTACGCGGCCGGCTTCGACCTCCACCTCGGGAAGCCGGCTGCTCTCGGTGAGCTGCTGCGCGCGATCGCTCCGCTGGTCCGGCCCGGGACCGGCGGCGACGGGGCAGCCCGGGAACCCCGCTGAGGCGGCGCGCCGCCCGACGGCATCGGCTCCGTCCGCCCGGGTCCGCGATCCGGAGCTACCGCGCGCGCCGCTCGCAGAAGCTCCGGTGGAACCGGCCGATCCGCTCCACCACCGCCTCCAGCCGGTCGACCGGCGGCAGGATGGTCGTGCGGAAATGCCAGGTGCCGGGCTGCTGGCCGAAGCCGGAGCCGGGCACCACGCAGATCCCCGTCTCCTCGAGCAGGCCGAGGCACCACTCGGAGTCGGTCGCGCCCTCGGGGAGCGAGATCCGCGGGAAGGCGTACATCGCCCCGGCGACCGGGTTGCAGGTGATCCCGGGGATGGCGGACAGGCCGCGCTCGAGGAGGGCCGCGCGGCGGCGCAGGCTCTCGAGGACCTCGTCCCGCTCGCGGACGTACGTCGCGTGCGACGGCTCGCCGGGCCGCGGCGGCCGCACGAGCAGGTAGGTCACGATCTGCCCGGCGGAGTTCGCGCACAGCGCGATCGACTGGAGCTTCGTGATCTCGTCCATCACCGCGGCCGGCACGTTGCGGCACTCGAGGTAGCCTCCCCGTTGCCCGCACTCGCCGAGGAAGCCCTTCGAGACGGAGTGGAAGCTGAACAGCGAGACGTCGCGGAAGCCGAGCCGCTCGAGCACGCTCGCGAACGACACGAAGCGGTCGCCGGGCAGGTAGACGTTGGCCTGGTAGACCTCGTCGGCGAGCACCGCGAGCCCGCGCTCGCGCGCGAACCTGAGGACGTCCTCGACGTTCGCCTCGTCGAGCACGGCGCCGGTGGGGTTGCCGGGGTTGATGACGCAGATGGCGCGCGGCCGGATGCCCTTCGCGCGGGCCTGGTCGAAGGAGCGCTCCAGGTCGGCGAGGGAGAGCGACCAGCGCGCGCTCTCGTCGAGGTGGTAAGGGATGGCCGTGCCGCCGTAGAGGGTGATCGTCGCGGAGTAGAGCGGGTACTGGGGGATGGGGATGAGGATGCCGTCGCGGGCGTCGGTGACGAGGAGCCGCAGCACCGACTGGACGCCCTTGCTCGCGCCGTCGGTCAGGTACACGTGCTCGGCGTCGGCCTCGATGCCGTCGCGATCGCGGATGAAGGCGGCCACCGCCTCCCGCACGAAGTGGTACCCCTTGCTCTCGGTGTAGGCGCCCAGGCCGTGCTCCGAGCCGCGGAGCACCTCGCGCGCGACGGCGACGACGTCGGCGGCGAACGTGCCGGCGGGCACGCGCTCCAGCAGCTCCGGCCACTCGGCGATCGCGAGCACCTGCCGTACCCACGACAGCGGCCGCTGCCCGAGGGACTGCGGATTGCCGATGTTGCAGTAGATGACCTCGCGCCCCTGCCGCTCGAGCTCCTGGGCGCGGGCGACGATCGGGCCTCGGACGGCGTACTGGGCCTCGCGCACCACCGGCGCGACGTCTTCGATTCGGACGACCATGACCGCGCAGGATACGACGACCCGGTCGGAGCGGCGAGCCCTGGGCCTCCCGCCGGCGCCGGGGCTGGCGGAAAGCCCTGCGGGACAAGGGTGTCGTGAGCACGGACCAGGAGCGCGGGTCGCCCGCCCGCGGGGAGGGGACACGAGTGGTGAGCGACGGCGGGACCGGACGTCCTCTCGCTGGCATCGGCGCGGTGCGTCATGAAATCGCCTCGCCGGGAAGAGTCCCGGAGAAGGATTCCCCAAAATGCCGCGGCTTTCTGCCGCAGAGGGGGGACAGCATACCCACCGGCACCTACGGGCGTTTCCGGAGATCCCTCGCCATGAACCTCTCGCGACGGCAGTTCCTCAAGCTCACCTCGTCGGGAATCGGCGCCACCAGCCTCGGCGTGCTCGGCTTCGCGCCGGACGGCGTGCTGGCCGACGTCCGGAACTTCAAGCTCGCCTCGACGACGCAGACGCGGAACACGTGCCCGTACTGCTCGGTCAGCTGCGGCGTCATCATGTACGGCCTCGGCGATCGCGCGAAGAACGCGCGCATGCGTCTCGTCCACGTCGAGGGGGATCCGGATCACCCGGTGAACCGCGGCACGCTCTGCCCGAAGGGCGCGGCCCTGCTCGACTTCGTGAACAGCCCGCACCGGCTCAAGTTCCCCGAGTACCGCGCGCCCGGCTCGACCGAGTGGCAGCGGGTCACCTGGGAATGGGCGCTCGACCGGATCGCGCGCCTCATGAAGGACGATCGCGACAAGAACTTCATCGCGCAGAACGCGGCCGGCGTGACGGTGAACCGCTGGACCACGGTGGGGATGCTCGCCGCGAGCGCGTCGTCGAACGAGTCCGGCTACCTCACGCACAAGGTGTTCCGCTCCATGGGCATGACCGCCATGGACAACCAAGCACGTGTTTGACACGGACCCACGGTGGCCGGTCTGGCCCCCTCGTTCGGCCGTGGCGCGATGACGAATCACTGGGCGGACATCAAGAACGCCAACGTCGTCGTCGTGATGGGCGGTAACCCCGCGGAGGCTCACCCCTGCGGCTTCAAGTGGGTGACGGAGGCGAAGGCCCACAACAAGGCGCGCCTCATCGTGGTCGATCCGCGCTTCACGCGCACCGCCGCGGTCGCCGATCAGTTCGTGCAGATCAGGCCCGGCAGCGACATCGCGTTCCTGGGCGGCGTCATCAACTATCTCCTCTCGAACGACGCCATCCAGCACGAATACGTGAAGGCGTACACCAACGCGTCCCTGATCGTGCGCGAGGACTACGCCTTCGAGGACGGGCTGTTCTCGGGCTACGACGAGGCCGGCCGCAAGTACGACAAGACCACCTGGACGTACGAGCTCGGGCCGGACGGCTACGCCAAGGTCGATCCGACGCTCCAGGATCCGCGCTGCGTGTTCCAGCTCCTGAAGAAGCACTACGCCCGCTACACGCCGGAGGTCGTGTCCTCGGTCACCGGCGCGGGCAAGGAGGAGTTCCTCCAGGTCTGCAAGACCATCGCGTCCACCGCGCCGCCCGACCGGACCATGACGAGCCTCTACGCGCTCGGCTGGACCCAGCACACCGTCGGGGCACAGAACATCCGCGCGATGGCGATGATCCAGCTCCTGCTCGGCAACGTGGGGATGGCGGGCGGTGGCGTGAACGCGCTCCGCGGCCACTCGAACATCCAGGGGCTCACCGACCTCGGCGTCCTCTCGGACCTGCTGCCCGGCTACCTCACCATCCCGAAGGAGACCGACAAGGACCTCGACACCTACCTCGCGGCCCGCACGCTGAAGCCGCTGCGGCCCGGGCAGATGAGCTACTGGCAGAACTACCCCAAGTTCTTCGTCTCGCTGCAGAAGGCGTGGTGGGGCAACGCCGCGACGAAGGAGAACCAGTGGGCCTACGAGTACCTGCCCAAGCTCGACAAGCTCTACGACATCCTCACCGTGTTCGACCTCATGCACCAGGGGAAGGTGAACGGGTACATCTGCCAGGGCTTCAACCCGCTCGCCGCCGCGCCGAACAAGGGGAAGAACATCGAGGCGCTGGCGAAGCTCAAGTTCCTCGTCGTGATCGATCCGCTCGTCACCGAGACCTCCACGTTCTGGAAGAACGCGGGTGAGTTCAACCCGGTCGACAGCGCGAAGATCGAGACGGAGGTGTTCCGGCTGCCGTCCGGCTGCTTCGCCGAGGAGGACGGCTCGCTCACGAACTCCGGGCGGTGGCTGCAGTGGCACTACAAGGGCGCCGAGCCGCCCGGCGAGGCGAAGACCGACCTCGAGATCATGGGCGAGCTGTTCCACAAGGTCCGCACCCTCTACGTGAAGGAGGGAGGGGCGTTCCCGGACCCCATCGTGAAGCTCGCCTGGCCGTACGCGGTCCCGAACCGGCCGTCGGCCGAGGAGGTCGCGCGCGAGTACAACGGCTGGGCGCTCGCCGATCTCCCCGATCCGAAGGACAAGACGAAGGTGCTGGTGAAGCGCGGTGACCAGCTCACGACGTTCGGGCAGCTCACCGACGACGGCTCCACCGCGTCCGGCTGCTGGATCTACACCGGCAGCTACACCGACAAGAACAACATGGCGCGCCGCGACACCTCCGATCCGAGCGGGCTCGGGCTGACGCCGTCATGGGGATGGGCGTGGCCGCTCAACCGGCGCGTCCTCTACAACGCGGCGTCGTGCGATCCGACGGGGAAGCCCTGGGACCCGCGCCGCGCGCTCGTGAAGTGGAACGGCGAGAAGTGGGTCGGCGCCGACGTGCCCGACTTCAAGGTGGACCAACCGCCCGAATCCGAGTCCGGGATGTCGCCGTTCATCATGAACCCGGAGGGCATGGGGCGGCTCTTCGCCGTCGACAAGATGGCCGACGGGCCGTTCCCCGAGCACTACGAGCCGTTCGAGAGCCCGCTCGTGAAGAACCCGATGCACGAGCGGGCCGTGGCGAGCACCAACCCCGCGGCGCGCATCTTCGCGGCGGACAAGGCCGCGCTCGGCACCTCGGACAAGTTCCCGTACGCCGCGACCACTTACCGGCTGACCGAGCACTTCCACTTCTGGTCGAAGCACGTCCAGATGCTCGCGGTGGTCCAGCCGGAGCAGTTCGTCGAGATCGGCGAGGCGCTCGCGAAGGAGAAGGGAATCCGGAACGGCGAGAAGATCCGGGTGCGCTCGAACCGGGGCGAGATCGTCGCCAAGGCGGTGGTCACGAAGCGCATCCGGCCGCTCACGATCGCGGGGAAGACCGTCCACACCGTGGGGATCCCGATCCACTGGGGCTTCGAGGGCCTCACCAAACCCGGGTACCTCGCGAACACCCTGACGCCGTTCGTCGGTGACGCGAACGTGCAGACCCCCGAGTTCAAGGCGTTCATCGTGAACGTCGAGAAGCTCTCGGTGGCGTGAGGAGGCGGCCATGGCGCTCGAATCGCTCGACATCCGCCGCCGCTCCGCGAGCCAGACGTCGCCGCCCGACGTGCGCAAGCACACCGAGGTCGCGAAGCTCATCGACATCTCGCGCTGCATCGGCTGCAAGGCCTGCCAGGTGGCGTGCATGGAGTGGAACGACGTCCGCGACGACGTCGGCGTCCTCGACGGCACGTACAACAACCCGATCGACCTCACCGACCGCTCCTGGACGGTGATGCGCTTCTACGAGGAGGAGATCGCCGAGAAGGGCCTGCAGTGGCTCATCGTGAAGGACGGCTGCCTGCACTGCGCCGACCCCGGCTGCCTCAAGGCCTGCCCGGCGCCCGGCGCGATCGTGCAGTACTCGAACGGCATCGTCGACTTCAAGCAGGACAACTGCATCGGCTGCGGCTACTGCCAGACCGGCTGCCCGTTCAACATCCCGCGCTACGGCGTCACCGACGGCAAGGCGTACAAGTGTACGCTCTGCTCCGACCGGGTGGGGGTGGGCCTCGAGCCCGCGTGCATCAAGACCTGTCCGACCCAGGCCCTCAGCTTCGGGACGAAGGAGGACATGATCGACATCGCCAACGCGCGCCTCGTGGATCTCAAGGAGCGCGGCTTCGAGAAGGCGGCGGTCTACGACCCGCCGGGCGTCGGCGGGACGCACGTGTTCTACGTGATGCCGCACGGGGACCCCGCGCTGTACCGGATGCCTCGCGACGCGAGCATCTCGCCGCTCGTGGCGCTGTGGCGCAGCGGGTTCGCCCGGACGCTCGGCGTGCTCACCATGGTCTCGGTCGCGGTGGCCGGGTTCTTCCACTGGATGAAGGTCGGCCCGGTCGATCCCGACGCCCGGCCGCCGCGCGAGGAGGAGTAGGACATGGCGAACGAGACGCAGCGGACCTTCACGCCGCCGCCGGCGGTCCCGCCCGGGCCCCAGCGTGGCCCGAGCCATCACTTCGCGACGACCCGGCCGCCGGACGCGATCCAGCGCTACTCGACGACCGAGCGGCTCACGCACTGGGCGGTGGCGCTCCTGTACATCGTGCTGTTCCTGTCCGGCCTCGCGATGTTCCACCCGTTCTTCTACTGGATCTCGTTCCTGTTCGGCACGCCGACGTTCATGCGGATCCTGCACCCCTTCCTCGGGGTCGCGCTCGCCGTGCTGTTCTTCGCCTATGCGGCCCGGCTCTGGAAGGAGAACACCTTCAGCGCCGCGGATCGGCAGTGGCTGCGCCGGATGTTCGCGTACATGAACGGGCGCGACGAGGCGAGGGTGGAGGGCAAGTACAACGCCGGGCAGAAGGCCATGTACTGGTCGATGATCGTGATGGTGCTCGGGCTCCTCGTGACCGGGCTCTTCATCTGGAGGCCCTACATCGCCCCGGCGGTGCCGCTCACCGGCCGGCAGATCGCGGTGGTCCTCCACGCGATCTTCGGCTTCATCATGTTCGTCGGCATCGGCATCCACATCTACGCCGCCATCTGGACGCGTGGCTCGATGCGGGCCATGACGCAGGGCTGGGTGACGCGCCGCTGGGCGCGCTATCACCACCCCGGCTGGTACGAGCGGCACGCGCCCAAGGAGCCGGTGCGTTGAGCCATCCGGAGCTGCCGATCACCCCGGGTGACGTCCCGCCCCCGCTCCGGCTGCCCGAGGCGAGGCTCCTCTTCCGCGGCCGGGCCGAGCGGCTGGAGGCCCTCGCGGAGGGCCACGCCGCGGGCGAGTGGCTGCGCTTCCTGGCCCGGCTCGCCCGCGGCCAGGATCGCGCCGTGCGCGAGGTGGCCGCGGCGCCGCCGCCGCGAGCCGAGGGAGGGCCTCCTCTCGCGGGCGCGCTCGCGCGTCGCGACCCCTCCTGGCGTGACGCCCTGCGGGTGGTGCTCGCCGTGGCGAAGGACGGCGCGCTCCCCGGCGCGGCAGCCGCGGCCATCGCGCGCCTCGAGGGCGCCTCCCCCGAGGCGCTCGAGGCGCTCGCGGACGAGGTGGTGGGCGGCGCGCCGGCCGACCTCGCCGCCGCGCCGTTCGTGGGCGCGGCGCTCCAGGCCCACCTCGCGCGGCTCGCCGGCGGCGTCTCTCCCACGGCGGTCGCGCCGGCGGGGGCGATGTGCCCGGTCTGCGGCGGGACTCCCGTCGCGAGCGTGGTCCTGGGCGACGCGCGGGTGCGCTACATCGTGTGCGGGCTCTGCGGCGCGGAGTGGCACCTCCCGCGCGCGCAGTGCGCGCTGTGCCGCCAGTCGGGAAAGCTCTCCTACCTGGAGATCGAGGGCGGGCCGCCGGGCGTCAGCGCCGAGGCCTGCGCGGGTTGCCACGCGTACCTCAAGGTGGTCGATCTCGCCGAGGCCCACGGCGCCGACGCGGTGGCCGACGACGCGGCGACGCTCGTGCTCGATCTGCTCGTGGGCGAGCGCGGGTTCCTGCGCGCCGGGATGAACCCGCTCGCACCCGCGGGCGAGCGGACCTGACGGGGACCGCGCGAGGCCACGCGCGGCCTCCCCCTTCGCGCGAGCGCTGCGGCCGAGCGGGCGGGCGGCGCGCGCCGCGGATCTCCACCTTTCTCCGAGGGAGGAGACACATGCTCAGGACGATCGCGCTCGCGGCGGCGCTCCTCGCGGGGTCGGCGTGTGCGCAGGAGACGAAGTCGCAGGAGGCGCAGCAGAAGTCGGGGGCGAAGCCGCAGGAGCAGGCGAGCGCGGAGAAAGCCCAGGGCGCGAAGGGCGCGGACACGCAGGAGGCCGGGGCCAAGGACATCAAGGGGTACGGCTACGGCACTCCCTCGGGAGTGGAGGCCGAGAGCGAGGCGCGTCAGGCGACGGACGAGAAGGGCACCCGGGCGAAGACGCCGCAGCAGGAGGAGGGCGCGAGCGTGACGGAGGCGCACGCGCGCGCGGAGGCCGGCACGCTCTCCGGCAAGGTCGTGAGTACGGGCAAGGACCGCCTCACCATCCAGGCGCCGGACGGCATGCGCGACATCCAGGTGACGGGCAAGACCGAGGTGAGCGGCGCCGGCCGCACGAGCGTGGCGCAGCTCGAGCGTGGCGACGAGGTGCGCGTATCGTTCGACGCGAAGGAGGGAGTCTCGGTCGCGAAGCGGATCGAGGTGCGTTCGGCCGGCGCGAAGCGCGGCATGGGCGACGAGGCGCTCACGCCGCCAGCGGGGACCTCCACGCCTCCGGGCTCGACGACGACGCCGAGCGGGACGCCGTCCGGCCCGACGCCGGGGACGAACACGCAGGGCGGGACCACCACGCCCGGCACCGACACGCGGCGGTGAGGAGCCGGGCGACTCGGCTCAGACGTCGAGGCGGCCGCCGTCCACGAGCCGGCAGACCGCCTC includes:
- the fdxH gene encoding formate dehydrogenase subunit beta — its product is MALESLDIRRRSASQTSPPDVRKHTEVAKLIDISRCIGCKACQVACMEWNDVRDDVGVLDGTYNNPIDLTDRSWTVMRFYEEEIAEKGLQWLIVKDGCLHCADPGCLKACPAPGAIVQYSNGIVDFKQDNCIGCGYCQTGCPFNIPRYGVTDGKAYKCTLCSDRVGVGLEPACIKTCPTQALSFGTKEDMIDIANARLVDLKERGFEKAAVYDPPGVGGTHVFYVMPHGDPALYRMPRDASISPLVALWRSGFARTLGVLTMVSVAVAGFFHWMKVGPVDPDARPPREEE
- the fdnG gene encoding formate dehydrogenase-N subunit alpha; amino-acid sequence: MNLSRRQFLKLTSSGIGATSLGVLGFAPDGVLADVRNFKLASTTQTRNTCPYCSVSCGVIMYGLGDRAKNARMRLVHVEGDPDHPVNRGTLCPKGAALLDFVNSPHRLKFPEYRAPGSTEWQRVTWEWALDRIARLMKDDRDKNFIAQNAAGVTVNRWTTVGMLAASASSNESGYLTHKVFRSMGMTAMDNQARVUHGPTVAGLAPSFGRGAMTNHWADIKNANVVVVMGGNPAEAHPCGFKWVTEAKAHNKARLIVVDPRFTRTAAVADQFVQIRPGSDIAFLGGVINYLLSNDAIQHEYVKAYTNASLIVREDYAFEDGLFSGYDEAGRKYDKTTWTYELGPDGYAKVDPTLQDPRCVFQLLKKHYARYTPEVVSSVTGAGKEEFLQVCKTIASTAPPDRTMTSLYALGWTQHTVGAQNIRAMAMIQLLLGNVGMAGGGVNALRGHSNIQGLTDLGVLSDLLPGYLTIPKETDKDLDTYLAARTLKPLRPGQMSYWQNYPKFFVSLQKAWWGNAATKENQWAYEYLPKLDKLYDILTVFDLMHQGKVNGYICQGFNPLAAAPNKGKNIEALAKLKFLVVIDPLVTETSTFWKNAGEFNPVDSAKIETEVFRLPSGCFAEEDGSLTNSGRWLQWHYKGAEPPGEAKTDLEIMGELFHKVRTLYVKEGGAFPDPIVKLAWPYAVPNRPSAEEVAREYNGWALADLPDPKDKTKVLVKRGDQLTTFGQLTDDGSTASGCWIYTGSYTDKNNMARRDTSDPSGLGLTPSWGWAWPLNRRVLYNAASCDPTGKPWDPRRALVKWNGEKWVGADVPDFKVDQPPESESGMSPFIMNPEGMGRLFAVDKMADGPFPEHYEPFESPLVKNPMHERAVASTNPAARIFAADKAALGTSDKFPYAATTYRLTEHFHFWSKHVQMLAVVQPEQFVEIGEALAKEKGIRNGEKIRVRSNRGEIVAKAVVTKRIRPLTIAGKTVHTVGIPIHWGFEGLTKPGYLANTLTPFVGDANVQTPEFKAFIVNVEKLSVA
- a CDS encoding formate dehydrogenase subunit gamma, translated to MANETQRTFTPPPAVPPGPQRGPSHHFATTRPPDAIQRYSTTERLTHWAVALLYIVLFLSGLAMFHPFFYWISFLFGTPTFMRILHPFLGVALAVLFFAYAARLWKENTFSAADRQWLRRMFAYMNGRDEARVEGKYNAGQKAMYWSMIVMVLGLLVTGLFIWRPYIAPAVPLTGRQIAVVLHAIFGFIMFVGIGIHIYAAIWTRGSMRAMTQGWVTRRWARYHHPGWYERHAPKEPVR
- the fdhE gene encoding formate dehydrogenase accessory protein FdhE, with the translated sequence MSHPELPITPGDVPPPLRLPEARLLFRGRAERLEALAEGHAAGEWLRFLARLARGQDRAVREVAAAPPPRAEGGPPLAGALARRDPSWRDALRVVLAVAKDGALPGAAAAAIARLEGASPEALEALADEVVGGAPADLAAAPFVGAALQAHLARLAGGVSPTAVAPAGAMCPVCGGTPVASVVLGDARVRYIVCGLCGAEWHLPRAQCALCRQSGKLSYLEIEGGPPGVSAEACAGCHAYLKVVDLAEAHGADAVADDAATLVLDLLVGERGFLRAGMNPLAPAGERT
- a CDS encoding aminotransferase class I/II-fold pyridoxal phosphate-dependent enzyme codes for the protein MVVRIEDVAPVVREAQYAVRGPIVARAQELERQGREVIYCNIGNPQSLGQRPLSWVRQVLAIAEWPELLERVPAGTFAADVVAVAREVLRGSEHGLGAYTESKGYHFVREAVAAFIRDRDGIEADAEHVYLTDGASKGVQSVLRLLVTDARDGILIPIPQYPLYSATITLYGGTAIPYHLDESARWSLSLADLERSFDQARAKGIRPRAICVINPGNPTGAVLDEANVEDVLRFARERGLAVLADEVYQANVYLPGDRFVSFASVLERLGFRDVSLFSFHSVSKGFLGECGQRGGYLECRNVPAAVMDEITKLQSIALCANSAGQIVTYLLVRPPRPGEPSHATYVRERDEVLESLRRRAALLERGLSAIPGITCNPVAGAMYAFPRISLPEGATDSEWCLGLLEETGICVVPGSGFGQQPGTWHFRTTILPPVDRLEAVVERIGRFHRSFCERRAR